GCGCATTTGCCGCACGGAGAAGGCTCAGGTCGTCAGAAGGATTGGCGATGATCTTGAGGTACGCTGCGAGGTCTTTTATCTCCTTGTTCTCGAAATAGCTTGTCCCTCCTACCACCGAATAGGGTATGCGCTGTTTTCTGAGCGCCTCTTCAAAGGGTTTGGAAAAAATATTGGCCCGGTAGATCACGGCGAAATGCTCGTAAGGAGTATTCTTTTCGAGCCTGATCGTCGAGATTCTGTCTACGATCCAGGCTGCCTCGTCCTCTGTGTCCCGCGCCTTCAGGATATTGACCTTTGGGCCGTCGCCTCTTTCCGACCAGAGGGATTTCTCCATTCTCTTTTTGTTGTTCTTGATTACGCTGTTTGCGGCGGTCAGGATATTGCCGAAGGAGCGGTAGTTCTGCTCAAGCCTCACAATGACCGTTCCGGGGAAATCCTTCTCGAAATGGAGGATATTGCCGAGGCTGGCTCCCCGCCATCCATATATGGACTGATCGTCATCGCCGACAACGCAGAGGTTTTTTCTGTCGCCGGCAAGAAGCTTGATGAAATTGTATTGGACCCGGTTCGTGTCCTGGTATTCGTCCACCATGATATAGCGGAACATATTCTGATACTGCGCAAGCACATCAGGATGCTCTTTGAAGAGCTTCAGGGTAAGCAGGAGAAGGTCGTCGAAATCGAGTGCGTTCAGCGATTTGAGTGCGTCGAGGTAACGGGGATAGAGCATGGCCGATGCCTCTTCAAGCGGATTATCTGACGGGCCTGTCTCAACAGGAACGAAATCGTTCTTTGTCCTGCTGATCCTTTCGAGAATATTTTCGGGCTTGAAGCTCTTGTCGTAGAATTTAATATCAGAAAGGATGTTCCGCAGAAGCGAGACCTGCTCGGACGTATCATAAATGGTGAAGTCTTTGCGGTACCCGAGATGCTCGATCTCACGCCGCAGTATTCTCAGGCAGAGAGAGTGAAACGTGGAGATCACCGGTGTGCCGGTTTCTCCCTTGAGCATGGATTTGACCCGCTCCCGCATCTCTTTTGCCGCTTTGTTGGTGAAGGTGACCGCAAGCACAGATCCAGCCCTGCTGATCCCTGTCTTTATCAGGTATGCAGTCCTCATCGTGATGACCCGCGTCTTGCCTGAACCGGCGCCGGCGAGGATGAGAAGAGGGCCGTCGGTCTGCATGACCGCTTCCTCCTGCCGGCGATTGAGCCGCGCAATTTCTTTATATATATCCATCGTGACTTTTTAGTTCCTCTGAACTTTTTTCCGAAGCTGATCCGGATCCTTGTTACATGGGGCGAGAGATAGTTAATGCCTACAGGCCGCCGGGGAAAAACATCTGACCATCTATATTACCGGGCGAAAAACAAGAAGGCAACAAAGGGCGCAGGGAGCGGGCTCGCAGGCGTGGTTACGCTATCTCCTGAAAGATATCCGGCCTGTCAGTTGCAATGCCGTCAACGCCTTTTGCGATGTACGCCTCTGCTTCTTCTGTTGTATTGATTGTCCAGACAATCACCTTCAGATCGTTCTTATGGGCCTTTTCGATATCTTTTGTATGAACGAACCGGTAAAGAGGGACAAGATACTGAGCTTGAAGTTTCATGGCTGTTTCTATCGGGTTCCTGAATTTCGTATAGATCAGTCCGGTCTCGAGCTCCCTGTCCAGCTTTCGAACAGCGGCAAGAGCCTCTTCATGGAAAGAAACGATAATGACCCTGTCTTTCAGTTTCGCCCTGTTCACCTCATCAAGAACTCTCTTTTCCTGTCCGGTCTCCTTTAATTCCACCAGGATCTTTTCGACCTTTTTCCCGATATAGCCCAATGCTTCTTTGAGAGAAGGTATTCTGTCCCCTGTTGCCTGCCTGAGCTGCTTCAGTGTTGCCTCGTTTATCAACAGGTCAATGCCGAATACCCTTTTCAGGTTATCATCGTGGCATACGATCAGTTCTCTGTCCTTTGACTGGCGGACATCGAGTTCTATCGCATTGGCGCCAAGCTCAACAGCTTTCTTAAAGCTCCCGATCGTATTTTCGACCTCATATGCCCGTGCACCCCGGTGGCCTGTTTTGAGGAACATTGCTATGTGTCTTTCCTCAGGGCGGTCAGATATCTGCGTATCCTGTCTGCATTTGCCCCGACATCGCTCCTGCCGACGCGTGATAACGAACGCAGATCGACGCGGCTGCCATTACCCTGAGCAGTGATGCGGATCACGATATCGTCCTTGAACCCGAACCAGAAGGTCGTATCTGTTGCCTCGATACGCCCATTTGCAGGATCAACGCTGACGATTTCCCATCCCAAAGTCTGGACTGCTGAGAGGGCCTTTTCAAAGGTCCGGGCAGGGGGTACATTCAGCAGCAGCGGTGCAATGTCAGGATATGCCTTTTTCTGCTGGAGAGCGATCTCAGGGCCTCCGTATTCAGCCGGGTTCAGGGCCGCCTTGCGCATGCTGAGGACAATATCGAATTTGGGCGGATCTTCCGTGTCGGTCGTGATGTCATGGATAGCCGGGACACTGCGGGCAATGAGATACACGCGAAACGGAACAATGACTGCAGCAATACTGATGATGCCTGCGAGCATAAACAGGGAAAGGCTGCTCCCCTGTCCCCGGGAATAGGCAAAAATACAGCCGATGACTGCAGCTGCTGCGACTGCGAGTTCAGCATATGCAGACCATCTCAGAAGCGAAAGCCCTGTCCGAAAGCCCCACCAGCCGAACCGCGTGCCGAGGCCTGACACTGCAGTGGTGAGGACGAGGGCAGCGGCAAGGACAAGGCTGCAGACAGCAACGAAAGGCAGAGTTCTGTTCGTATCGATCATCTTAGTTTCAGTATAGCAGAATATTTCTCTCTGCCAAGGTTCAGTGTTTAGGGTCTGGCGGGGTCGTCTTTGCAGCGAAGAAAAGTCCGAGAGATATCAGCAGCGTAATAACTGTTATGGTGAATGCCAGAGTTTGTCCGTGCCAGAGGCTGCTGAACCAGCGCAAGAACTCATCAGCAGCAACACTGTATTTGCCGCCATAGACCTGCAGATCATGCCTGTACATCCTGGAGTCTTCCGGCATGATCGGATAGGCCTGTCCATCAACTATGGTATAGCCCACGGCAGCCTTCGGATCATCCCCGGCTGTCAGGTAAATGACGATGGAACCGGCCAGGCCCAGCAGCAGTACGAGTGCGGCTATGAGGTAAAGGCGTTTCTCCTGATCCAGGGTTTTCCAGAACATGGTAATAGTCAGTCCGGCTCTGATCTCTTATGCTCTGTGATCTGCCTTATTCCAATGACTTTATGTCTATGAAGGGGACAGCACCTGAACTCACCTTCGGCATATGGCCGTCCCACTTTTCTATGGCCTTGATAGATGCCTCGATTTTTCTAAGCTGTATGAGCTGGGGCGTGACATTTTCTTTCTGGAGCCTCAATGATTCTGCCTCTGCTTTGGCGCTGGCGATCTTCTGGTCAGCCTCAATCTTTATCCTTTCGAGGTCCCGCTGTGCCTTCAGGGCGAGCTGCTCAGCGGTCTGCTTCGACTCGATCGCAGCCTCGAACTGCTGTGAGAACCTGAAGTTTACGATTGAAAAATCGTCCACCACAATATCATAGGTAATGAGCCGCTGTTTGAGCAGGTCCTTGATCTCGTTGCGCACCTTCTCGCGCTGTGTGATAAGCTCGACTGCCGTGTATCGGGCAGTGATGGCCTTGACCACCTCCTGGACAGCAGGGTCTATTACCCGTTCCTTGAACGAGACGCCGATGGTCTGATAGATCTTGTTTACCTTATCAGGCGACGAGTGATAGTTCACTGCTATGGTTGATTTCGTGTCCTGCAGGTCTTTTGAGACAGATTCTGCGTCTGTCTGGGATTTCTGAATGCGCACATCTATCATGATCACCTTCTGCATGAAGGGCACACGCAGATGCAGTCCTTCTCCGAGCACGGCGTCCTGAACCGCCCCAAAATTGAGTACAACGCCTCTCTCTCCGGCGCTCACCACCACAAAAGGATTCAGGATCCGGATTGCGAACCAGAGCGCTATCACGATGGCTGCAATGAGTGCGAGCTTTTTCCCTCTGCCGCCGAATTTCTTTGCATTTTCTGCCAAGGCATCTACATTAATTTCTTTCATCTGTTACCCCCCCCTCTGTTATTTTTTCCTCAGGCAATAGTGGCATGATATCACGTTGCAGGAGAAATTACGAATGGATTTTTGCGCTCAGGAGGACGGTCATTGAGCTGCCATTGCTATCTCAAATAGTGCTGGACCGGTTTAATGACTCCGCTCTTCACCAGCAGGACCATGAGAGCTGTGTAGCAGAGCGATATGGCGATGTCCTTTGCCAAATGCTTTCCGGTATAGCGGACCTTTTCGTGGTTATTTTTCGAGAGAGTCCTTGTAATTCCTTTCTGGAGCAGCACAAAGCCCAGAATATTGGTCATGAGATATGAGCCGGCAAAGGCGGGCAGAAAGAGATGGGGATACAAAAAGCTGACCAGCCATGCGCAGGCATATGCGATCGGGATGTTAACGTATGCATCGTTCCACCACGAAAGCGGAGACAGCATATATCCTATGCAGGCTATGGTGCTGCCCTTCAGTTTATCATAATAATGATTCAGATCGTTCATGGGGTCTCGCTGCTTTTGGACAGTTTACCCTTTTTATGACGCGGATTCAATCGGCGGCGTTGAGCGCCGGAGATCTCCTCATCTTTTGTCAGCTGGCAGTTGTTCGTGGTATTCTATACTGCTTTTTCGGGAGATCAGGATGAAAATATCACAATACGTCATATGGCTGGGAATAGCGACTGCGGCAGGGACTGCGCTGGGTATGCTGTCTGACCGGAGACATCCGGCTAAAGGGAGTCTGCTGGGAGCAACAGCCGGCATGGTTGCCGGTTCTGTTGCGGCCGGTGTTTATGAATATATCTCGTCTGAAAAAGTTCCTTACTACTCGACAGAATCATCGCTGTACGACGATATCGACGCAGTATAATTTTCTCCGGATGCCATAAAAAAGGCTCCTCATGTTCCCATGGGAGCCTTTTCCTGTTTATAGCGCCTGATGCTTAGAGGCTGAGAGAGAAGGGCACATATCCCTGAAGGAGCAGTTCCCCGAGATAGGAACTGGATTTGATCTCAGCTCCCTCGATCAGGTTCTCCGGGGTGAGGCCATAGCCGGGCATGAAGGCGTGGCAGACGTAGAACTTTACGCCGAAATCGATCAGCAGTTCGAGCATCTCTCCGAAATTGACCTGCTTGCCCTCAAACTCCATCGAGATATTCTCGACAACACCTTTCTTGGCAAGCTGCACGCCCTCGCCGATCAGGAATATCGCGACCTCAGATTCGTCCGAAAATGCCTTGATGTTCGAAGCGATCTTCATAATGCCCAGGACTTCAATGGGGTTGGTGGTTGTGTGCGATAAGGTAAAAACGAATTTCTTGTCTGACATGGATGCCTCCTTGTTTAATAGTTGCAATGTTTAGATATTATATCAAACTGTCTCTTGTTGTCAATTGGTGACTAAATGTGACTAAATGTGACTAAAGCACCTGCTTCAATGCCTAAAGCCAACTGCAAGAGCCTTAGGCTCACCTGCTGCCGGTGCCTTTATTTCGGCAAGACGTATTGCAGCTGCTGCTATGCGTTGGAGGGATCGGGTTTGGCAGAGGGCGCCGGTTTTCTGCTGTCCCTCTTCTGTTGGTCAGGCCTGCGGCGGTTTTCCGAGCTTCTGGAGCCGCTGCTCCTGCTGCCTGAGCCGGATGCATGTCTTTTTGCGCCTTTGTCAGCAGGTCTTTTCCCGTGAGGAGAGGGAGACCCTTTTTTTGCAGAAGGCTGATGCAGTGAAACTCTCTTGTAATCGGTAACGATCAGGTCATCGGTCACCGGCACCGACGGTATCTTCTTCCTGATATACTCTTCTATGTCGTGAAGCGACAGCACATAATTTTCACAGGCCAGGCTGATCGCCTTGCCGCCCGCTCCTGCACGTGCGGTCCTGCCGATGCGGTGGACATAATCCTCAGAGTCCTGGGGAAGATCATAATTGATCACATGGGTGATCCCATCGACATGCAGGCCCCTGCTGGCAACGTCGGTTGCGATCAGAATGGAAAGGTCTCCGCTCTTAAAGCGGTTGAGCACCTTTATCCGCTTGTCCTGAGGCAGGTCACCGGTGATGGCTGCAGCAGCATGCCCATTGGCGTTCAGCATGGTCTTCAGCTTGTCAGCCGTGGATTTCATGTTGCAGAAGATGATATAGTGGCCGCCTGCTTCCCGCTTCAGCAGTCCAAGGAGCAGACCGAACTTCTCCTCCCTGCTCACATGATAGAGTTCCTGCTCGATAATATCGACCGTCATCTGCTCGGGCGTCACGGAAAAGCGCTCGGGGTTGTTCATATGCTCATAGCAGAGCTCCATGACGCGATGCGAAAGAGTTGCTGAAAAGAGCATGGACTGGCGCTCGTTGTACGGCGCCATTCTCCTGAGCATGAACCGGAGGTCTGCGATAAAGCCCATGTCGAACATGCGGTCAGCCTCGTCAATGACCAGGTACT
The sequence above is drawn from the Nitrospirota bacterium genome and encodes:
- a CDS encoding UvrD-helicase domain-containing protein, giving the protein MQTDGPLLILAGAGSGKTRVITMRTAYLIKTGISRAGSVLAVTFTNKAAKEMRERVKSMLKGETGTPVISTFHSLCLRILRREIEHLGYRKDFTIYDTSEQVSLLRNILSDIKFYDKSFKPENILERISRTKNDFVPVETGPSDNPLEEASAMLYPRYLDALKSLNALDFDDLLLLTLKLFKEHPDVLAQYQNMFRYIMVDEYQDTNRVQYNFIKLLAGDRKNLCVVGDDDQSIYGWRGASLGNILHFEKDFPGTVIVRLEQNYRSFGNILTAANSVIKNNKKRMEKSLWSERGDGPKVNILKARDTEDEAAWIVDRISTIRLEKNTPYEHFAVIYRANIFSKPFEEALRKQRIPYSVVGGTSYFENKEIKDLAAYLKIIANPSDDLSLLRAANAPKRGLGPSALGLLSEFSRAHALSLLDAFGKAIEVPGLGPKPASSANALFGLLGRYRDMFRKGREMDKTLRALIDEVNYRDYISELYKTPEVSFRKMENLDGFVESLRHYESSEVSPSLHGFLETMALTDLMDEKEEKGGYGVTLISFHSSKGLEFPVVFIAGAEEDILPHKKSADTIEGLEEERRLFYVGITRAMHELFITYTNQRTKYGKDAPSVPSRFLEELDEEVIKKLDRFEKLSPEEEELYAKKCFANIRAMIGK
- a CDS encoding glycerophosphodiester phosphodiesterase; protein product: MFLKTGHRGARAYEVENTIGSFKKAVELGANAIELDVRQSKDRELIVCHDDNLKRVFGIDLLINEATLKQLRQATGDRIPSLKEALGYIGKKVEKILVELKETGQEKRVLDEVNRAKLKDRVIIVSFHEEALAAVRKLDRELETGLIYTKFRNPIETAMKLQAQYLVPLYRFVHTKDIEKAHKNDLKVIVWTINTTEEAEAYIAKGVDGIATDRPDIFQEIA
- a CDS encoding DUF1499 domain-containing protein; its protein translation is MIDTNRTLPFVAVCSLVLAAALVLTTAVSGLGTRFGWWGFRTGLSLLRWSAYAELAVAAAAVIGCIFAYSRGQGSSLSLFMLAGIISIAAVIVPFRVYLIARSVPAIHDITTDTEDPPKFDIVLSMRKAALNPAEYGGPEIALQQKKAYPDIAPLLLNVPPARTFEKALSAVQTLGWEIVSVDPANGRIEATDTTFWFGFKDDIVIRITAQGNGSRVDLRSLSRVGRSDVGANADRIRRYLTALRKDT
- a CDS encoding prohibitin family protein — protein: MKEINVDALAENAKKFGGRGKKLALIAAIVIALWFAIRILNPFVVVSAGERGVVLNFGAVQDAVLGEGLHLRVPFMQKVIMIDVRIQKSQTDAESVSKDLQDTKSTIAVNYHSSPDKVNKIYQTIGVSFKERVIDPAVQEVVKAITARYTAVELITQREKVRNEIKDLLKQRLITYDIVVDDFSIVNFRFSQQFEAAIESKQTAEQLALKAQRDLERIKIEADQKIASAKAEAESLRLQKENVTPQLIQLRKIEASIKAIEKWDGHMPKVSSGAVPFIDIKSLE
- a CDS encoding DsrE family protein, which gives rise to MSDKKFVFTLSHTTTNPIEVLGIMKIASNIKAFSDESEVAIFLIGEGVQLAKKGVVENISMEFEGKQVNFGEMLELLIDFGVKFYVCHAFMPGYGLTPENLIEGAEIKSSSYLGELLLQGYVPFSLSL
- a CDS encoding DEAD/DEAH box helicase: MRFDELDIHPKVLEGIRAAGFSTCTPVQSLTLPEALKGRDIAAQAQTGTGKTAAFLISVFSRMLSMPAPSPGPSPRALVIAPTRELVVQIEAEAKLLGSFAGFRIVSAYGGIDYLKQRDDIAKGVDMLIGTPGRLIDYLKQKVYSLKKTEYLVIDEADRMFDMGFIADLRFMLRRMAPYNERQSMLFSATLSHRVMELCYEHMNNPERFSVTPEQMTVDIIEQELYHVSREEKFGLLLGLLKREAGGHYIIFCNMKSTADKLKTMLNANGHAAAAITGDLPQDKRIKVLNRFKSGDLSILIATDVASRGLHVDGITHVINYDLPQDSEDYVHRIGRTARAGAGGKAISLACENYVLSLHDIEEYIRKKIPSVPVTDDLIVTDYKRVSLHQPSAKKGSPSPHGKRPADKGAKRHASGSGSRSSGSRSSENRRRPDQQKRDSRKPAPSAKPDPSNA